A genomic region of Zalophus californianus isolate mZalCal1 chromosome 1, mZalCal1.pri.v2, whole genome shotgun sequence contains the following coding sequences:
- the LOC113918256 gene encoding keratin-associated protein 8-1 gives MYCNTFSGAVFPGCYWGSYGYPLGYSVGCGYGSTFSPVGYGFGYGYNGCGNFGYRRYWPYDLY, from the coding sequence ATGTACTGCAACACCTTCTCCGGTGCCGTCTTCCCAGGATGCTATTGGGGCAGCTACGGCTACCCCCTGGGGTACAGCGTGGGCTGTGGCTACGGTAGCACCTTCTCCCCCGTGGGCTATGGCTTTGGTTATGGCTACAATGGCTGTGGGAACTTCGGCTACAGAAGATACTGGCCATATGATCTCTACTGA